The DNA window CCTTCGCTTACATTTAGTCTTCGGCCAAGCGCTTTGATTCTGGCAACGAGTTCGCGTTTGCTGTAAGGCTTGCTAACGAAATCATCAGCGCCAATCTCAAAACCTTTGATTTTCACAGATTCATCATCAGTCGATGAAACCAAGATAATACCGGTTCCGCGTGTTGCAATGTCATCTTTTAGTTCCAGACAGGTTGACCAGGCATTATCTCCAAATTCATCAAGATCGATGATAATAACCGAAGGTTTTGTACGCATTGTCACTTCCAGAGCATTCCGAAGAGTCTCGAAATGATTCGGCACGTAGCCTTCTCGTTCCAAGATTTCATCTACAACTCTGCCGCCGTTGAGCAAGGATTTGTCAAAAAATACGATGTTCGCTTTTTCTACCTTTTCCATGGTTTGGCCTCCAAAGAGTTATGTTACTATTTAATTCTTATTTCACTTTCAGAATTTGAATTATTCCATTAATTCAGGTCTCACACCGAGAGACGTTGTCTTGTCAAAACTTGTATTCAATGTCTCTAAACTCTTCCTTTAAAATTTTGTTTAGGGCAATCCGGCGAT is part of the candidate division KSB1 bacterium genome and encodes:
- a CDS encoding response regulator transcription factor; amino-acid sequence: MEKVEKANIVFFDKSLLNGGRVVDEILEREGYVPNHFETLRNALEVTMRTKPSVIIIDLDEFGDNAWSTCLELKDDIATRGTGIILVSSTDDESVKIKGFEIGADDFVSKPYSKRELVARIKALGRRLNVSEGKKIKVKDIEINLDEHRVSKGGKQIDLTYIQFKLLYLLASRRMNVFSRKEILDRVWGKKVYVTNRTVDVHIKRLREKLGEYKYPSQYIETIHGTGYRFL